The window ACTAATTAACCTATCAAATATTCCATTTACCATAAAAAACGGAGACAGAATAGCGCAAATAATAGTTCAAAAATATGAAAAAGTAGAATGGAATGAATTACAATAACATTGAAAAATCACTCTCCTCAATATTCCTAATCAAAATAAAAATAGCATAATTTAATATATCTATATAATTATCTTTAATTTTATTTTGATTCTTTTTAATTAAACATTCATTTCTTTGAATCCCCTGAATACGAAATATTTTTTGCAGAATAATATCCTTAATAGAACTAAAACTCATCGCTTTCCACGCCTCATTATAATCTGAATTTTTTTTTTCCATAACTATCCTTGCCACTCTCATACACTTATCATAATCATACATAATATACTCCTTTCTTATTTTTCGTCTATTCATTTTCATCATGGATAACACAGAATAATTAACTAAACTAATCCAATTTCCTTGATTAACACTGACCAACAATAAATTGTTATCCACGTTAAAATTCATATATCCATTCTTCACAAAAAAATTTACATTTATTAAAACAACATCATATAATATGGAAGTATCTTTCCATTTCATATCCTAAAAACCCCAAAAAACTAACACTTATTATTATCTATCATTTTTAAATACTGATCTATATTATTTTTAGCTTGATCAAAATTATAACAAACATAAACTTTCCATTTATAAGAATTTAATATACTTATAATATTTTTTTGATTTTCAGTTAACTTATTAGGCTTAATTTTAAATTCCAAAGCCATTCCTGTATTTCCTTGTTGAGGAAAAGGAACCAATATATCTGGAACCCCAGGCCTCAATCTCATCACTTTCATAAGAAATCTTTCATAAGGAGTTCTTTTTGCTTCATTATGAGGATGGAAATAAAACACATTTGGATACTTATAATCCAAATAATCACACACAGAACGATGCAAAATCTGTTCCTTCCCCAAAACATTATTACTATACCTAAACTTGTTCACAAAAAATTTTTAATATCCTCCCCCCTCCCATATAAAAATCAAGACTCACAAGAATCACATCCAGAACCATCTAACCCGTTACTCTTATTTTTTAAAAGAATTTTTAAAATCTTTTTTTCTGAAGACTTCACATTTCCTTCCGAAGAAAACAAATCTTCATTCCAATCTTCATTAGGTTTACTATATCCAGTTTCACGATTATCAAAAAAATCTGTCTGCTGCTCTCCAGATATTGTAATATAAAACCAATTCATATTATCTAACATACTCCTATCCACATGATAAAAATCAAAAAAACCCAATTCCCTTAATTTCAT is drawn from Blattabacterium sp. (Blatta orientalis) str. Tarazona and contains these coding sequences:
- a CDS encoding DUF1599 domain-containing protein, with amino-acid sequence MKWKDTSILYDVVLINVNFFVKNGYMNFNVDNNLLLVSVNQGNWISLVNYSVLSMMKMNRRKIRKEYIMYDYDKCMRVARIVMEKKNSDYNEAWKAMSFSSIKDIILQKIFRIQGIQRNECLIKKNQNKIKDNYIDILNYAIFILIRNIEESDFSMLL
- a CDS encoding VRR-NUC domain-containing protein encodes the protein MNKFRYSNNVLGKEQILHRSVCDYLDYKYPNVFYFHPHNEAKRTPYERFLMKVMRLRPGVPDILVPFPQQGNTGMALEFKIKPNKLTENQKNIISILNSYKWKVYVCYNFDQAKNNIDQYLKMIDNNKC